Genomic segment of Chitinophaga varians:
CTGGGCATCGGCATGCAGCCCGATGGCGGCATCCTTTTCCGCGGAGAAGCAGAGAAACGCCCGGCCATCGACGGACAGGCAGGCACCGTGCTGCGTATTTACCGGGAACATCAAATGACGACTGATGACCGTTTTTTACGGCAAAACTGGCCGCAGATAAAAAAGGCCACGCAGTTTATCATCCGGCAGGACCGGAATGGCGACGGCCTGGAAGACACGCCCATGGAGAATACGCTGGATGCCATATGGGACGGGGAAATAGCCTGGATAGCCGGACTGTGCATCGCGGCGGTGCAGGCGGCCGCCCTCATGGCCACCGAAGCGGGCGATACTGCTTTTGCCGCCACCTGTAAAGACTATGTGGAAAAAGGCCGCCGGAATATGGAATCACAGTTGTACAACGGAGAATACTTTATTCATCAGCCGGACAAGGTGAAGGGCCGTTCCGTTATTGGCAGCTACAATACCTGTCACATCGACCAGGTGTATGGCCAGAGCTGGGCGTTCCAGGTAGGTATGGACAGGGTACTGGACAAAGAAAAAACCTTGTCTGCCCTGCGGGCTTTGTGGAAATATAATTTTATGGAAGATGTAGGCCCATACCTGGCCACCCATCCGGGCGGCCGTCCTTATGCCCTGCCGGGCGAAGGGGGCATGATCATGAATACGAATCCATATAAGGAAGAATATCCTTTCGGCGTGAAAGACGCGTGGCAGCTGGGATATTTCAATGAATGCATGAGCGGCTTTGAGCACCAGGTGGCTTCACATATGATGGCCGAAGGCATGACCATCGAAGCGCTGACGCTCACCAAAGCGGTACATGACCGTTACCATGCGGCCAAACGCAATCCGTTCAATGAAATTGAGTGCAGCGACCACTACGCCCGCGCCATGACCAGTTACGGTACGTTTATCACTGCCTGCGGATTTGCCTATCATGGCCCGCATCAGTACATCCGCTTTGCACCTGCGCTGCAAAAGGAGCAATTCAAAGCGCCTTTTGTTACGGCTGAAGGCTGGGGCACCTTTACGCAGCAACAACAGCATGGCCGTGGAGAATACCGGCTGGCACTGAAATACGGGAGACTGTCATTGCTGACCTGCTGTTTTGAACAGGCCAGGCCGGCCACCGTAGCGGTAAAAGCCGGTGCGCGGCAGTTACCTGCTACGTTCACACACGAGAACGGCCGCGTGACCGTTACGTTGCAACAGCCGGTGACCCTGCATGCAGGGGAAACATTGCAGGTAACTATGATTTCGTAGTTTTGCGCTTTCGTTAAAACTTTTATTAATGGAACCTCTGAAACTATATATGTTATTGCTGGGCTGTACAACGCCCGGCCGTCATACGGAACAACACGACGTTTTTTTCGGCATCGCGCATAAACTGAGCGACCTGGTGCCAGCCATGAAAGCCTTCTGGCCCGAAGCCGGCGATAAATTGCATATTGATGCCTGGCGCGAAGTGACCAGCGTTGGCAACTATCATATTACGGTAGTGCCCCGTGAGGAAGTGGTAGATAACCCGGAACAGCTGTATTTCCTGAACCTTGGTGGATATAAGCCGGGAGAAATGGAAGAGTATCATTATAAGATGCTCAGTGTAAGCAAAGATATCGGCGCCGCTATCCGGGAAGCAAAAGAAACCGCTTTTTATAAACACACCGGTTTTTCTTCCGATGCTTCCCCTGCTGCCACTTCTCATGTTGATGATAAATATGGAGTAGATGTAGATGATATCATTCCGGTAAAAGATATCTTACCAGAACCGGTGAGAACATTGTATCAGCTGAAAGTTACGCAGGTAGCGGAACCTGTACCGGAAGACGAACTGCATTTAGGTTATTTCCAGCTTCACAAAATATAATTACGAATTACGAATTACGAATTACGAATTACGAATTACGAATTACGAATTGTAAGTTCACTTACAGAACGATTACTAATAAGCGTTCAGTTATAAAGGACTACAATTCGTAATTCGTAATTCGTAATTTGTAATTCGTAATTCGTAATTCCTTCAGGGGTTTTCTTCATCAATTTCTTCCTGTGAATGCTCATCGAGGTCTTCGTCGAATTCGAGTTCTTCCTGGTCTTCCTGGTCCACCTGGCCCGGTGAGTTGGGCTGTACAACTCCATAGTTGCTGGTTTCTTCTGTCTGATGGAATTCACCGGTCTCTTCCCGTTCACTATGATGTTCATTATTATCGGGCTGACCAGCAGGTTTACGTTCTTTTGCCATAGCACATGATTTTACCAAAACGGTCACAAAGACTACGCCATAGGGATGAACGGTAAATCATTTCTCCCGTTTTTTTAATACTTTTCCGGCCACAACCAACCATAAACCAACTGATGAAAAAAGTTTTTCTCGTATGCGCTGCTATGGCAGGCATGACCCACCTGTAC
This window contains:
- a CDS encoding DUF1543 domain-containing protein, whose protein sequence is MEPLKLYMLLLGCTTPGRHTEQHDVFFGIAHKLSDLVPAMKAFWPEAGDKLHIDAWREVTSVGNYHITVVPREEVVDNPEQLYFLNLGGYKPGEMEEYHYKMLSVSKDIGAAIREAKETAFYKHTGFSSDASPAATSHVDDKYGVDVDDIIPVKDILPEPVRTLYQLKVTQVAEPVPEDELHLGYFQLHKI